In Xyrauchen texanus isolate HMW12.3.18 chromosome 45, RBS_HiC_50CHRs, whole genome shotgun sequence, a single window of DNA contains:
- the LOC127637611 gene encoding E3 ubiquitin-protein ligase Hakai-like, with protein sequence MDHSDHDMQGTEGALGGPDVRRRIPIKLLPKQARNKPPLRPQRTTGRLPSKAHSADEGFNYKQEERFDSCLKAGDAFASQRRFPQQLYWDYKLNLIGEKDDLPVHFCDKCGLPVKTYGRMIPCKHVFCYECALNHERKGDKMCPGLKMYSCTDQVQRIEQCHRGSLYMCSIVQGCKRTYLSQRDLQAHINHRHLRSGKTSSSRSDPLHLPPASEVPERFRVPPPHLPKPHVLIPPPLSHGGHDPYSQPPSGSHDDLRPPQGQPPNAGDMGPSRSLTQETFRISTVTTRKHSNLITVPIQDDSSSGPSREPHPQPGNAPPPHHHPGDYPGQPVVTHMHHMMVPPQQHYGPPPPPPPISHPMPHPGQGSNTPHMVFNQAPPPLSSVPPPITPPPGHLIGQMPPFMNHPPPGPPPQHGGPSVNGPPPHHYNPQFPEDKSTLSPPFNQPGGLSPGMWPAPRGPPPPRMQGPPPQGQMPGQHHPDQGRYRPYYQ encoded by the exons ATGGACCACAGTG ACCATGATATGCAGGGCACGGAAGGGGCGTTAGGTGGTCCTGATGTCCGAAGGAGGATCCCAATTAAACTCCTTCCCAAACAGGCCAGGAATAAACCTCCCCTGCGACCACAGAGAACAACGGGACGGTTACCTTCCAAAGCCCATTCTGCTGATGAAG GCTTTAACTACAAGCAGGAAGAGAGGTTTGATAGTTGCTTAAAAGCAGGAGATGCATTTGCAAGCCAGCGACGGTTCCCGCAGCAGCTGTACTGGGATTACAAG CTAAACTTGATTGGCGAAAAAGATGACCTCCCAGTTCATTTCTGTGACAAATGTGGACTGCCAGTTAAAACATATGGTCGCATG ATCCCATGCAAACATGTTTTCTGCTACGAGTGTGCATTGAATCATGAAAGGAAGGGTGATAAAATGTGTCCAGG TCTAAAAATGTACAGCTGTACAGACCAAGTCCAGCGCATTGAACAGTGCCATCGTGGCTCTCTCTACATGTGCAGTATTGTTCAAGGTTGCAAACGCACCTATCTCTCACAGAGAGACCTGCAGGCCCACATAAATCACAGACATCTGAGGTCAGGCAAGACGTCTAGCAGCCGCTCtgaccctctccacctccctccTGCATCAGAAGTGCCTGAGCGCTTCAGAGTGCCCCCTCCTCACCTGCCCAAGCCCCACGTGCTCATCCCTCCTCCCCTATCTCATGGTGGTCATGACCCCTACAGCCAGCCTCCCTCTGGCTCCCATGATGACCTTCGACCTCCACAAGGTCAGCCGCCTAATGCGGGAGACATGGGGCCATCCCGCTCTCTCACTCAAGAGACCTTCCGCATCTCAACGGTTACTACACGGAAACACAGCAACCTCATCACGGTTCCAATCCAGGACGATTCCAGCTCTGGTCCTTCACGTGAGCCACACCCCCAGCCTGGCAATGCTCCGCCCCCTCACCACCACCCTGGAGACTATCCAGGGCAGCCTGTTGTTACCCACATGCATCACATGATGGTGCCACCTCAGCAGCACTATGGGCCTCCTCCTCCCCCTCCGCCCATTAGTCACCCCATGCCGCACCCAGGGCAGGGCTCCAACACGCCTCATATGGTTTTTAACCAAGCACCCCCTCCACTGTCATCTGTCCCTCCACCCATTACTCCACCTCCTGGACACCTCATTGGTCAGATGCCCCCATTTATGAACCACCCCCCACCAGGCCCGCCCCCTCAGCATGGAGGTCCTTCTGTCAATGGCCCCCCACCCCACCATTACAACCCACAGTTCCCTGAGGACAAGAGCACTCTCAGTCCACCATTCAACCAGCCTGGGGGTTTGAGTCCAGGAATGTGGCCTGCGCCACGGGGACCCCCACCGCCCCGAATGCAGGGTCCCCCACCACAGGGCCAGATGCCTGGGCAACATCACCCTGATCAGGGCCGCTATAGACCATATTACCAGTAA
- the LOC127637606 gene encoding chloride anion exchanger-like, whose amino-acid sequence MQAFGRHYVVVRPLYSEDSFAEQHERINRSHKTLQDHLKNYCSCDSNRAKNVALSLLPIIGWMKNYKIKEWLFGDIVSGISTGLVAVLQGLAFALLASLPPGYGLYTAFFPAIVYFFLGTSRHISVGAFPILSLMVGAVVTRLVPDEGPAVNITGFEGLSIEEQRVLVASTVTFLMGVFQLIMGLLQVGFIVMYLSDTLVSGFTTAAAVQILVSQLRFVLGLDFPGINGPLAIIYTLVEVFTRITNTNVADLVTSIVIMAVVLIVKEINGRFKSKLPVPIPIEVIMTVIACGVSFGFNFEKRFGVVVIGEMVNRYESPVAPNLDVIEHSAVDAFSLAIVGFAVAFSVAKVYSVKHDYTIDGNQELIAFGVSNIFGASFRSFAASTALSRTSIQESTGGKTQIAGILSAMMVLIVTVAVGFLLQPLPRSVLGALVIVNLKGMLMQVKELPFLWKNDRPDFVTWVVTFVATIILGLDLGLAVGIAVELFTVVYRAQFPRCFLLANITGTDIYRDRKDYLSIYEPDGVKIFKIPSPIFFGNIDFFRDNLVKAVSFSPLRVLKKRNKALRKIRKMLGNGELVVSDRGLQIRHQPSAENSEDESNLEGLDQPTDFSDLPIQVNWNAELPANICVPPVNIHSLVLDFSAVSFLDISALNGLKTTLKEFIRIEVDVYIVSCDVYIMEKLHRCKFFDEEIKTSIFYPSLHDAMLHILQMHPNYQHAEKFTRSIPRVSITL is encoded by the exons ATGCAGGCATTTGGAAGGCACTATGTGGTGGTAAGGCCTCTGTATTCCGAGGATTCCTTTGCAGAGCAGCATGAGAGGATCAACAGGAGTCACAAAACTCTACAGGACCATCTGAAAAACT ATTGTAGTTGTGATTCAAACCGTGCAAAGAATGTGGCCCTTTCCCTTCTGCCCATCATTGGATGGATGAAGAACTACAAGATCAAAGAATGGCTGTTTGGTGACATAGTTTCTGGCATAAGTACAGGATTAGTGGCAGTGCTACAAG GACTTGCTTTTGCCTTGTTGGCCTCCTTACCACCTGGATATGGACTGTATACTGCATTTTTTCCTGCGATAGTCTACTTCTTTTTGGGCACCTCCCGACACATCTCAGTAG GGGCTTTTCCAATTCTCAGTCTTATGGTGGGTGCTGTTGTCACACGGCTGGTGCCTGATGAAGGACCTGCAGTAAACATTACTGGATTTGAGGGGTTGAGCATTGAAGAGCAAAGAGTTCTAGTTGCTTCCACTGTTACTTTTCTCATGGGGGTGTTTCAG CTCATAATGGGGCTACTACAGGTGGGCTTCATTGTCATGTACCTGTCTGATACTCTGGTGTCGGGATTCACCACTGCAGCTGCTGTTCAAATCCTGGTTTCCCAGCTAAGATTTGTGTTGGGACTGGACTTTCCTGGTATAAATGGCCCACTTGCCATTATATAT ACCTTGGTGGAAGTTTTCACTCGAATCACTAACACAAACGTGGCAGATCTAGTGACATCTATTGTGATTATGGCAGTGGTGCTTATTGTGAAAGAGATCAATGGTAGATTTAAGTCGAAACTACCTGTGCCAATACCTATAGAGGTCATCATG ACAGTTATTGCTTGCGGAGTCTCTTTTGGATTCAATTTCGAAAAGAGATTTGGAGTGGTAGTTATTGGGGAGATGGTGAACAG GTATGAATCTCCTGTTGCTCCAAATCTGGACGTCATTGAGCACAGTGCAGTGGATGCTTTCTCTTTGGCCATCGTAGGATTTGCTGTGGCTTTCTCAGTAGCTAAAGTCTACTCTGTCAAACATGACTACACAATCGACGGAAACCAG GAGCTCATTGCGTTTGGGGTGAGCAACATTTTTGGGGCATCTTTTCGTTCATTTGCTGCCAGCACAGCCCTTTCGAGGACTTCCATACAGGAGAGCACAGGAGGGAAGACGCAG ATAGCTGGTATTCTGTCTGCCATGATGGTATTGATTGTCACTGTAGCAGTAGGATTCCTGCTTCAGCCATTGCCCAGG TCTGTTCTGGGTGCTCTGGTGATTGTTAATCTGAAAGGCATGCTGATGCAGGTCAAAGAGCTGCCGTTCTTATGGAAGAATGATCGGCCTGATTTT GTTACCTGGGTGGTTACCTTTGTGGCTACTATTATCCTGGGTCTGGATCTGGGGTTGGCTGTGGGCATTGCAGTCGAATTGTTCACTGTGGTCTACAGGGCTCAATT CCCACGATGCTTCCTCCTGGCAAACATCACAGGAACTGACATCTACAGGGATCGCAAAGACTACCTCTCT ATATATGAACCTGATGGagttaaaatattcaaaatcCCCTCACCTATCTTCTTTGGTAACATTGACTTCTTCAGAGATAACCTGGTGAAAGCA GTGAGTTTTAGTCCCCTAAGAGTTTTGAAGAAAAGGAACAAAGCCCTGCGAAAGATCAGAAAAATGTTGGGTAATGGAGAACTGGTTGTGTCTGAT AGAGGCCTTCAGATAAGACATCAACCATCTGCTGAAAATTCAGAAGATGAAAGCAACTTAGAAGGTCTGGATCAGCCCACAGATTTCTCTGACCTTCCAATCCAGGTGAACTGGAACGCAGAGCTCCCTGCCAACATCTGTGTCCCTCCTGTGAACATTCACAGTTTGGTCCTGGACTTCTCTGCAGTCTCATTCCTTGATATATCTGCACTCAATGGCCTTAAAACG ACCCTGAAAGAGTTTATACGAATTGAGGTGGACGTCTATATCGTTTCCTGCGATG TGTACATCATGGAGAAGCTTCATCGATGTAAATTTTTTGATGAAGAGATTAAGACATCCATCTTTTATCCCTCACTGCATGATGCCATGTTGCACATTCTGCAGATGCATCCAAATTATCAACATGCAGAAAAG TTTACAAGAAGCATTCCAAGAGTCAGCATAACGCTGTGA